Proteins found in one Thermodesulfovibrionales bacterium genomic segment:
- a CDS encoding DUF362 domain-containing protein: MAKVYFSSARVTKWKYEDSMPGKLERLLKEARLSGYFSPKEWVAIKTHFGSEGAHRIVRPVFLRKVVEALRNIGAKPFVTDTVRIKGLDYLDVANENGINHLSVGAPVVIADGLYGKDSIMVKAGEILGEIAVASLIYDVPGMVVCSHVKGHINAGYGGAIKNVAMGGVSSAHRTCGWKCGRGAMHTIGEGKLFWDEEKCEMCYQCSEICPLGAITFNEEDDLVWDGDTCWRCGRCERVCQSEALTLPGDDERFMRSLAEAAKTVLSTFEPQKVVYINFLSEIQPECDCMPIADVPVIQDQGILLSDDIVSIEQASIDMLQTASPLPESAASQEGISRGDDILFALSKKPYIIQVEEAERLGLGSRAYELIEI, from the coding sequence ATGGCTAAGGTGTATTTTTCATCGGCGAGAGTGACGAAGTGGAAATACGAAGACAGCATGCCCGGGAAACTCGAAAGGCTTCTGAAAGAGGCGAGGCTGTCAGGCTATTTCAGCCCGAAGGAGTGGGTCGCGATAAAGACCCATTTTGGTTCGGAAGGCGCTCATCGGATCGTCAGGCCTGTGTTCCTGAGGAAGGTTGTCGAGGCATTACGGAACATCGGCGCAAAACCCTTTGTTACCGATACCGTACGGATTAAGGGCCTCGACTATCTCGATGTCGCAAACGAGAATGGCATCAACCACCTCTCGGTAGGTGCTCCCGTTGTCATCGCGGACGGCCTTTATGGAAAAGACAGCATCATGGTGAAGGCCGGCGAGATCCTCGGCGAGATAGCCGTTGCGTCGCTCATATACGATGTTCCCGGCATGGTCGTCTGCAGCCACGTCAAGGGGCACATAAACGCGGGGTACGGAGGCGCCATCAAGAATGTCGCCATGGGTGGTGTCAGTTCCGCCCATCGCACCTGCGGCTGGAAGTGCGGAAGGGGAGCCATGCACACGATAGGAGAGGGTAAGCTCTTCTGGGACGAGGAGAAATGCGAGATGTGTTACCAGTGCTCTGAGATATGTCCCCTCGGGGCGATTACCTTTAATGAAGAAGATGACCTCGTCTGGGACGGTGACACGTGCTGGCGCTGCGGAAGGTGTGAACGGGTATGTCAGTCGGAGGCGCTTACCCTGCCGGGGGACGATGAGCGGTTCATGCGCTCCCTTGCCGAGGCAGCGAAGACGGTCCTGTCTACCTTTGAACCGCAAAAGGTGGTCTACATCAATTTTCTCAGCGAGATACAGCCTGAATGCGACTGTATGCCCATTGCAGATGTCCCGGTGATTCAGGACCAGGGCATTCTTCTGTCGGACGACATCGTCTCGATAGAACAGGCGAGCATAGATATGTTGCAGACCGCATCTCCTCTCCCTGAATCGGCCGCCTCTCAAGAGGGGATCAGCCGGGGCGACGATATTCTCTTCGCCCTCAGCAAGAAGCCTTACATCATACAGGTTGAAGAGGCGGAGAGGCTTGGCCTCGGTTCAAGGGCTTACGAGCTGATAGAGATATAA
- a CDS encoding co-chaperone GroES family protein, whose amino-acid sequence MKAKKSLIIIGDRVLINPDERTDKTGSGLYLPATVKEKEKVVGGQVVKVGPGYPVHDPNVVVEEPWSSQRRLDLKYIPLQAAEGDYAIFLKDAAVEIEFEGKKYLIVPHSAILALVRTEIAEGYSET is encoded by the coding sequence ATGAAGGCAAAGAAGAGTCTTATCATTATCGGCGACCGAGTGCTCATAAATCCTGACGAGAGAACGGACAAGACCGGGTCGGGCCTGTATCTCCCCGCAACGGTAAAGGAGAAAGAGAAAGTGGTCGGGGGACAGGTCGTCAAAGTGGGACCGGGCTATCCCGTGCACGACCCGAACGTGGTAGTTGAGGAACCCTGGTCTTCTCAGAGGAGGCTCGATCTGAAGTATATTCCCCTCCAGGCTGCTGAGGGAGATTATGCTATCTTTCTGAAAGACGCGGCGGTCGAGATAGAGTTTGAGGGGAAGAAATATCTCATTGTCCCCCACTCGGCCATACTCGCGCTTGTTCGGACGGAGATAGCAGAGGGCTATTCAGAGACCTGA